GCCAAACTTCACTTTATTGATTTAGGAGCATACATCAAGcctaatatctttttacagagtcgGAATTCACAGGTCTAGCtaggtcttctccatccattctagcaaCTTTagcgctcctcctgagaatgccttctTTACTACGTAAGGACCCTcgtaatttggtgcccattgGCTCTGATCTTCTTCGGGTaacgacaatattttcttcaatactaaatccccttcttgaaacaaccACGGTCTAACTTTTTTATCGTATGCCTTGGCCATTCATTTCtggtaaagttgatgatgacatgTTGCAGCTATCCTCTTTTTACTTATCAGGTTCAGTTGCTTATATCTCACTTTGGCCCACTCAGCCTCTTCTAGTTCGGAATCCATCAACACTCTTAAcaatgggatttccacttctaaaggcatcactgcctccatacTATACACTAGAGAATATGGGGTAGACCCTGTCGAGGTCCTGACTGTAGTGTGGTATGCATGGAGAGCAAATGGCAACATCTTATGCCAATCTCTATACGTGACTACCATTTTCTGAATGATCTTTTTGATGTTCTTGTTGGCGGCTTCTACTGTGCCATTCATTTTTGGCCGGTATGGTGAGGAATTTGAATGCTTGATCTTCCATTTAGTACATAGCTCCACTATCATTTTGCCGTTGAAATTATGTGCATTATTTGTCACTATCCTTTCTGGAGGACCATATCGACAAATCAAGTCCTTTTCTACAAACCTCTTCACTACCTT
This genomic interval from Populus alba chromosome 1, ASM523922v2, whole genome shotgun sequence contains the following:
- the LOC140954971 gene encoding uncharacterized protein — its product is MIVELCTKWKIKHSNSSPYRPKMNGTVEAANKNIKKIIQKMVVTYRDWHKMLPFALHAYHTTVRTSTGSTPYSLVYSMEAVMPLEVEIPLLRVLMDSELEEAEWAKVRYKQLNLISKKRIAATCHHQLYQK